In Bacillota bacterium, the following are encoded in one genomic region:
- a CDS encoding vitamin B12-dependent ribonucleotide reductase, translating to MSKLGALFKRYYTKELADRDDLTVYDLFEWSKRDVLLKDYKSGKVLTDMKGLDFPVHYSQNAVDITASKYFRKAGVGNESGQETSLKMLVHRMVDFWAAALQEEGLIKTQEQRDIFYDEVAYGLLNQMFAPNSPQWFNTGLARSYGIKGGQNDLFYYDPKQSKVVSSPDTYTRTQASACFILSITDSLLGKHSITEHYVTETKLFKGGSGTGTNFSPLRAVGEKLSGGGASSGLMSFLKGLDRNAGGIKSGGTTRRAAKMVCLDIDHPELESFITWKVREEEKVRALAKMGYAADIDGEAYETVSGQNSNNSVRIPDEFMHKVLHLAHEPGATVTLKGRVDPSVNREVSVGHLWDLFNGAAFRAADPAPQFADTFNAWHTCPAGEDGDLWAPHNRLNSTNPCGEYAFLDDTSCNLSSLNLYRFYDPNSDSFDLAGFRHMVGLNQLLLEASIVWGQFPTEDIARKTYMFRATGLGVANLASLLMALGLPYDSPESRSLAAALTGLVTGESYRVSALMAEAVGPFAKYDLNKVPMNRVIRNHARVAGSRSDPYEDLHYMPHRVDHEVLEKMGWHDLSQSLKECWAEAVRLGEEHGYRHAQVSVIAPTGTISFAMDCAATSIEPFFSHVVYKKLVGGGFMTIVNPVISVALKKLGYTAEQIADILGYIGREKNGKLTDGKIEGAPHLKEEHYSVFDTASVNGSGACFIHHFGHVLMVAALAPMVSGAISKTVNLPHDATTDDFKAVHILAWQTGVKGIALYRDGSKFVQPLNSKLDSSDNKIDLETLTYDALLAYAREAKERLATPLPGSRRDKVTGIRAGHTHAAQIEDVKLYITVNRDTKRKISEIYMTTDREGSLITGFLNSLSKTISVMLQYHIPAEDIARMLRGQKFEPHGFVTRHPYIKAASSISDLISKVIDIELGDFSRVQVKPEANDVIMRSQELVVGPPKASAHENTAHMATERQLTIEDIIKDATANGEKLYHSTCSNCSSFRMVTNGTCKVCLDCGSTTGCS from the coding sequence ATGAGTAAGCTTGGGGCTTTATTTAAGCGTTACTATACAAAAGAGCTGGCAGACCGCGATGACCTCACGGTTTATGATTTATTTGAGTGGTCGAAGCGGGATGTTTTATTAAAGGATTACAAGAGCGGCAAGGTCCTGACGGATATGAAGGGCCTTGACTTCCCCGTACACTACTCCCAAAACGCGGTAGATATTACTGCCTCGAAGTACTTCCGCAAGGCGGGGGTAGGTAATGAGTCCGGGCAGGAGACTTCGCTCAAGATGCTAGTGCATCGCATGGTGGACTTCTGGGCAGCGGCGTTACAAGAAGAGGGACTTATCAAGACACAGGAACAGAGGGATATCTTCTATGACGAGGTAGCTTACGGGCTACTTAACCAGATGTTTGCTCCAAATTCGCCGCAGTGGTTTAACACTGGCCTCGCCCGCAGTTACGGCATCAAGGGTGGTCAGAACGATTTGTTTTACTATGACCCTAAGCAGAGTAAGGTCGTTTCTTCGCCAGACACATATACTCGCACCCAGGCCTCTGCCTGCTTTATTCTATCTATTACCGATAGTTTGCTAGGCAAGCACTCGATTACCGAGCACTATGTCACCGAAACGAAACTCTTTAAGGGTGGCTCTGGCACCGGTACTAATTTTTCGCCCCTCAGAGCGGTGGGGGAGAAACTCTCGGGTGGGGGAGCTTCGTCGGGCTTAATGAGCTTTCTCAAAGGGCTTGATCGCAATGCCGGGGGCATTAAGTCTGGTGGAACAACGCGGCGGGCAGCTAAAATGGTGTGTCTCGACATTGATCACCCAGAGCTAGAGAGCTTTATAACCTGGAAAGTTCGTGAAGAAGAAAAAGTGAGGGCTTTAGCCAAGATGGGCTACGCTGCGGATATTGACGGCGAAGCATACGAGACTGTGTCTGGGCAAAACTCTAACAACTCCGTGCGCATTCCCGATGAGTTTATGCACAAAGTGCTTCATCTGGCCCATGAGCCAGGTGCAACCGTCACCCTAAAGGGGAGGGTGGACCCTTCTGTAAATCGGGAGGTCTCTGTCGGGCATTTGTGGGATCTATTTAATGGCGCCGCCTTCCGGGCAGCCGACCCCGCGCCCCAGTTTGCCGACACTTTTAATGCCTGGCACACTTGCCCAGCGGGAGAGGATGGCGACCTATGGGCACCACACAACCGCCTCAACTCCACTAACCCCTGCGGTGAATACGCCTTTTTGGATGATACTAGTTGCAACCTCTCGTCGCTTAACCTCTATCGTTTTTACGATCCGAACAGTGATAGCTTCGATTTAGCAGGTTTTAGGCATATGGTGGGGCTCAATCAACTGCTACTCGAGGCCTCCATAGTGTGGGGGCAATTCCCTACCGAAGACATCGCCCGCAAGACCTACATGTTTCGTGCGACTGGTCTAGGTGTGGCTAACTTGGCCTCGTTACTCATGGCCCTAGGGCTACCCTATGACTCCCCCGAAAGCCGGTCCCTAGCAGCAGCATTAACGGGCCTAGTCACGGGCGAGAGTTACCGGGTGTCGGCCCTGATGGCAGAGGCGGTAGGGCCTTTTGCCAAGTATGATTTGAATAAAGTGCCGATGAACAGGGTAATTCGTAACCACGCCCGGGTAGCAGGCTCGCGCAGCGACCCCTACGAGGATTTGCACTACATGCCCCATCGGGTGGACCATGAGGTGCTTGAAAAAATGGGCTGGCACGATCTTTCGCAGAGCTTAAAGGAGTGCTGGGCCGAGGCAGTGCGCCTAGGAGAAGAGCACGGCTATCGCCACGCGCAAGTGTCGGTCATAGCCCCAACTGGAACGATCTCCTTTGCTATGGACTGCGCCGCAACCTCCATAGAGCCTTTCTTCTCCCATGTCGTCTACAAAAAGCTGGTTGGCGGCGGTTTCATGACCATTGTTAACCCGGTAATCAGCGTGGCCCTCAAGAAGCTTGGCTACACGGCCGAACAAATTGCTGACATTTTGGGCTACATCGGGCGCGAAAAGAACGGCAAGTTGACAGACGGCAAGATCGAAGGGGCACCGCATCTGAAGGAAGAGCATTACAGCGTATTTGATACTGCCAGTGTTAATGGCAGTGGCGCATGTTTTATTCATCATTTTGGGCACGTGCTCATGGTGGCAGCGCTCGCACCCATGGTCTCTGGGGCTATTTCTAAGACCGTCAATTTGCCGCATGATGCGACTACTGACGACTTCAAGGCGGTGCATATCTTGGCCTGGCAGACCGGAGTGAAGGGTATTGCCTTGTATCGCGATGGTTCGAAATTTGTGCAGCCCCTTAACAGCAAGCTAGACAGCAGCGACAACAAGATCGATCTTGAGACCCTAACTTATGATGCTCTACTGGCTTATGCGCGAGAGGCTAAAGAGCGCTTGGCGACACCACTGCCAGGCTCACGTCGGGATAAAGTCACTGGCATTAGAGCGGGGCACACGCATGCCGCACAAATCGAGGATGTAAAGCTGTACATTACTGTCAATCGCGACACCAAGCGGAAAATATCTGAAATTTACATGACCACCGATCGCGAAGGCAGCCTGATTACAGGCTTTCTCAACTCGTTGTCCAAGACTATTTCGGTAATGCTGCAGTATCACATTCCCGCAGAGGATATCGCCCGCATGCTCAGAGGCCAAAAGTTCGAGCCACATGGCTTTGTAACCCGCCACCCCTATATTAAGGCCGCAAGTTCGATTTCGGATCTAATTTCTAAGGTTATAGATATTGAACTAGGCGATTTCTCGCGCGTGCAGGTCAAGCCCGAGGCCAATGACGTGATTATGCGCTCCCAGGAGCTTGTGGTGGGGCCGCCTAAGGCGTCAGCACACGAAAATACTGCGCACATGGCCACGGAGAGGCAGCTGACCATAGAGGATATCATTAAGGACGCTACGGCTAACGGAGAGAAGCTCTATCACTCCACTTGCTCTAATTGTTCTAGTTTTCGCATGGTCACCAATGGCACTTGCAAGGTCTGTCTCGATTGCGGCAGCACCACAGGCTGCTCGTAG
- a CDS encoding 4Fe-4S binding protein produces the protein MRERVLLTGNQAIARGFWEAGGVVASSYPGSPTVEIMESLKDYADIQAHWAMNEKIALEIAIGGSFAGARSLVSMKHVGVNIAADPFMTFTQIRTNGGFVLVVGDDPGLSSSQNEQDSRFFAQFANCALLEPSNAQEAKDFVGIGLKISEQYGMPVIIRLTSTLCHSRSVVELSERTAPVTTSFIPDQARYCMLPPYANAQQYFMQERVTKLAAEATSLELDNYEDSGRREALLVTSGLPYQYVKELGAGLSVYKLGLCYPLPIARLKELAAEYSRVMVIEELMPFIEAQLQAAGLVVTGKEHFPFTGELTTERIKEGLEKAGLLPQSLKTTIDSPAVVHRSPLLCAGCPHRPVFHLLQKAKATVVGDIGCYSLGILPPFEVLKTNISMGASLGIIKGMAMAHEAANMAKPLVSVIGDGTLFHSGLSGFADLATTKHNITVIVLDNRTTAMTGGQPTPTTGELGEEPHTTNIAAVLMSLGIGDVTVADQFDYSSTKTVISDAMKRDGLSVVIVTRPCALNFRIREPHFYVDREICISCRACIGVNCPPISMQVYEGQSKKNSYINPHMCVGCSVCSQVCPVKAIKYSVARGEDQA, from the coding sequence ATGCGCGAGCGCGTACTTCTTACCGGCAATCAGGCTATCGCCCGCGGCTTTTGGGAAGCCGGCGGCGTCGTTGCCTCTAGCTACCCTGGGTCGCCCACAGTGGAAATTATGGAGAGCCTGAAGGACTATGCAGATATACAGGCTCATTGGGCGATGAACGAAAAAATAGCCCTCGAGATCGCCATCGGGGGCAGTTTCGCTGGGGCTAGGTCACTGGTGTCCATGAAGCACGTCGGGGTAAACATCGCGGCCGACCCCTTCATGACCTTCACGCAAATCCGCACCAATGGTGGCTTTGTACTGGTGGTAGGCGACGACCCTGGGCTGTCGAGCTCCCAGAACGAGCAGGATAGCAGATTTTTTGCCCAGTTTGCCAACTGTGCCCTGCTTGAGCCCAGCAACGCACAAGAAGCAAAAGACTTTGTTGGCATAGGCCTTAAAATTAGTGAGCAGTACGGCATGCCCGTCATAATCAGGCTAACGAGCACCCTCTGCCACAGTCGCTCTGTGGTCGAGCTTAGCGAACGGACTGCACCCGTAACAACTAGCTTTATACCGGACCAAGCTAGGTACTGCATGCTGCCACCCTATGCTAACGCACAGCAATACTTCATGCAGGAGCGCGTGACTAAGCTAGCGGCAGAGGCTACCTCGCTTGAACTAGACAACTACGAGGACAGCGGTCGGCGCGAAGCGCTCCTAGTCACGAGCGGCTTGCCCTACCAGTACGTTAAAGAGCTTGGGGCCGGGCTCTCAGTCTACAAGCTGGGGCTGTGCTATCCATTGCCTATCGCTAGGTTAAAGGAATTAGCTGCCGAATATTCGCGCGTCATGGTTATCGAAGAACTGATGCCCTTTATCGAGGCACAATTACAAGCCGCAGGCCTTGTGGTAACCGGCAAAGAGCACTTTCCGTTTACTGGCGAGCTGACCACTGAGCGCATTAAGGAGGGCTTAGAAAAAGCGGGCCTCCTGCCGCAGTCTTTAAAGACAACGATAGATTCTCCCGCAGTGGTGCATCGCAGCCCTTTGCTCTGTGCCGGCTGTCCTCATCGCCCTGTATTTCACCTCTTGCAAAAGGCCAAGGCCACCGTGGTGGGGGACATCGGCTGCTACTCGCTCGGCATTCTGCCGCCCTTCGAGGTGCTAAAGACCAACATCAGCATGGGGGCGTCACTCGGCATCATTAAAGGGATGGCCATGGCCCATGAAGCAGCCAACATGGCCAAGCCGTTGGTGTCAGTTATCGGCGATGGCACTCTCTTTCACTCCGGTCTCTCCGGCTTTGCCGACCTCGCCACCACCAAGCACAATATCACGGTAATTGTGCTCGACAACCGCACTACGGCCATGACAGGTGGTCAACCCACTCCCACCACCGGTGAGTTAGGCGAGGAACCGCACACCACAAACATCGCTGCCGTACTCATGTCCTTAGGCATAGGTGATGTCACAGTGGCTGACCAGTTTGATTACAGCAGTACTAAGACCGTTATTTCGGACGCGATGAAGCGCGATGGACTTTCTGTAGTGATAGTCACCCGCCCGTGCGCCCTAAATTTTAGAATTAGAGAACCTCACTTCTACGTCGACAGAGAAATCTGCATCAGTTGCCGGGCCTGCATTGGCGTCAACTGCCCTCCCATCTCGATGCAGGTCTACGAGGGCCAGAGCAAGAAAAATTCATACATTAACCCTCATATGTGCGTAGGTTGCTCTGTATGCTCACAGGTGTGCCCCGTCAAGGCGATTAAATACTCCGTGGCAAGAGGGGAGGATCAGGCATGA
- a CDS encoding indolepyruvate oxidoreductase subunit beta, producing the protein MTTNILIAGVGGQGLVLTTRVISMVALQSGFDVKTTDVIGLAQRGGMVWGSVRFGQAVHSPLIPKGDGDFLLGLEMLEGLRWASLLKPASTVILSRETIYPSRVLLEKEPYPADIPASLTAAGLRVVCIDAHSVAEKLGNLRLANTVLLGALSTCLPLPAATWLSALESAVPKHTVELNHTAFQEGASAFVAAT; encoded by the coding sequence ATGACGACCAACATTCTTATCGCCGGAGTCGGCGGGCAGGGCTTGGTGCTGACGACGCGCGTCATTAGTATGGTCGCTTTGCAGTCGGGCTTTGATGTTAAAACGACAGATGTCATCGGGCTGGCCCAGCGCGGCGGCATGGTGTGGGGGAGCGTGCGTTTTGGCCAAGCGGTGCATTCACCGCTCATACCTAAAGGTGACGGTGATTTTTTGCTCGGCCTAGAGATGCTAGAGGGGCTGCGCTGGGCTAGCTTGTTGAAGCCCGCTAGCACCGTAATTCTGTCACGTGAAACCATATACCCTAGCCGCGTCTTGCTCGAGAAAGAGCCGTACCCTGCGGACATTCCGGCTAGCCTTACCGCAGCTGGATTACGAGTTGTGTGCATTGATGCGCATAGCGTGGCGGAGAAGCTCGGCAATTTGCGTCTCGCTAACACCGTACTGCTCGGAGCACTGTCGACCTGCCTGCCGTTGCCTGCCGCTACTTGGCTGAGCGCGCTAGAGAGCGCTGTGCCCAAGCATACGGTGGAACTGAACCATACGGCGTTTCAGGAAGGGGCAAGTGCTTTCGTGGCGGCGACTTAG
- a CDS encoding ABC transporter ATP-binding protein: MRKEPSIICDMVGKVFAKSQGVEVRALHNVSLQTDDGEVVGLIGPNGSGKTTLFRAMAGFLWPSSGSIRLKGMDPQKALENRIVGFLAEEPRFSQVMKVKDYWRAYLSLARPSRPEHSFVADAMEIASFSDKKIGQLSRGMLQRFALSMCLVFPRQVYLLDEPTESLDVNFRWNLIEILSMLRKQGATIVYASHNLNEVANICDRVLVMRKGQLHQQVATVNTSMAKFRAPEGLKLPEEFAGIQVSANGTEYVVEVPNEQVNSVCRYVLDQSGDIIEIRPRSLEDLLKTSILEDIS, from the coding sequence ATGCGCAAGGAACCAAGCATTATCTGCGATATGGTGGGCAAGGTCTTTGCCAAATCGCAAGGTGTCGAAGTTAGGGCCTTACACAATGTCAGTCTTCAAACTGACGATGGTGAGGTAGTGGGTTTAATAGGTCCGAATGGCTCTGGCAAAACAACCCTGTTTCGTGCCATGGCAGGTTTTTTATGGCCTAGTAGCGGCAGTATTCGCCTGAAAGGAATGGACCCGCAAAAGGCCTTAGAGAATAGAATAGTGGGATTCTTAGCTGAGGAGCCGAGATTTTCACAGGTGATGAAGGTTAAGGACTATTGGCGAGCATACCTAAGCCTAGCTAGGCCAAGCAGGCCAGAACACAGCTTCGTCGCTGATGCCATGGAGATAGCTAGTTTCTCCGACAAGAAAATCGGGCAGCTCTCGAGAGGCATGTTGCAGCGCTTTGCGCTGTCTATGTGCTTGGTTTTTCCACGGCAGGTATACTTGCTAGATGAGCCCACAGAAAGCCTTGATGTCAACTTCCGTTGGAATTTAATTGAAATACTTTCTATGCTGCGAAAGCAAGGCGCAACTATAGTGTATGCTTCGCACAACTTAAATGAGGTGGCCAATATTTGCGACAGAGTACTGGTTATGCGGAAAGGGCAGCTTCACCAACAGGTAGCTACCGTCAACACCAGTATGGCCAAGTTTAGAGCTCCGGAGGGTCTGAAACTGCCGGAAGAGTTTGCCGGGATTCAAGTGTCGGCCAACGGAACCGAATATGTGGTCGAGGTGCCTAACGAACAGGTAAATAGTGTCTGCCGCTACGTGCTAGACCAAAGCGGCGATATCATCGAAATCCGTCCACGGTCGCTTGAGGACTTACTTAAGACTAGCATTTTGGAGGATATTTCATGA